The window GCTGCGCAAGGCGTCGAAGGGCTTGTCCAAGGCGGGAGCCGATGTCGATGAGGCCGATGACGAGGCCGAGGACGCCGCCTGAGATCTGATCCGGCTCCAGCAGCATGACTCGCATGCACTGAGAGGCTGGTTTCAAGCCTTAAATCGGTTCATTGATAGCTCGTCATTCCTCCAGAGCATGGCGAGACGTTCAGCCTTGTCGGCCGCTCCTGCTCCGCTTCCGGATACGCGCCGGACACGCCTGACCGCCATCGCCCTGATGAGTGGGGCGATCATCTGCTTCTCGCTGCTCGACACCTGTGCGAAATGGCTCGGCGGGACGATGCACCCGATGCAGGTCGTGCTGGCGCGCTATCTGGTCAGTGTCGCCTTGGTTTCGCTCCTGCTCAATCCCTGGAGCCACCCGGGCATCACCCGGACCAAGAGACCCTGGTTGCAGGGCTTCCGCTCGCTGCTGCTGCTGGGCTCGACGGCGCTCAACTTCGTTGCGCTGCAATATCTGCAGCTCGCCGAGACCGTTTCGATCATGTTCGCGGGGCCCTTGCTGGTCGCGCTGCTCGCCGGGCCTCTGCTTGGCGAATGGGCCGGGCCGCGCCGGCTGATCGCGATCGGCGTCGGCTTCCTCGGGGTGCTGGTGGTGACAAGACCCGGGGCGGGAGGCCTGCACCCTGCGGCGCTGCTCGTTGTCTGCGGCTGCTTCTGCTACGCCTTCTACAGCCTGTCGACGCGGATGCT is drawn from Bosea sp. Tri-49 and contains these coding sequences:
- a CDS encoding DMT family transporter, with translation MSAAPAPLPDTRRTRLTAIALMSGAIICFSLLDTCAKWLGGTMHPMQVVLARYLVSVALVSLLLNPWSHPGITRTKRPWLQGFRSLLLLGSTALNFVALQYLQLAETVSIMFAGPLLVALLAGPLLGEWAGPRRLIAIGVGFLGVLVVTRPGAGGLHPAALLVVCGCFCYAFYSLSTRMLASSDSPQTTMFYSGIGGVVLMLPLLPLFWSWPPNWQSWLLMGGTGFFGALGHWLLILAHQRAPATILAPFIYSQIVWMILLGWFVFGQIPDRFTFIGAAIVIASGLYLLYRERVRHVPEGSARLD